The following coding sequences are from one Helicobacter sp. 12S02232-10 window:
- the lptE gene encoding LPS assembly lipoprotein LptE encodes MKKIIFISVLILLNACGYLPAAYYAQKVLGDSIYVKLIVNLPNPENSVQFKDSLNRAVISRFQNRLASQKEADSIITIEITNVTDTSIATNEQGFTTFYRATVFVTFTYTNKKGVSKSFKNNGYYDYAVSLENPLITYDNRYYAIEQATDQTIDKFITQVSYQGK; translated from the coding sequence ATGAAAAAAATTATTTTTATCAGTGTCCTCATTTTATTGAACGCTTGTGGGTATCTTCCAGCTGCTTACTATGCTCAAAAAGTTTTGGGGGACAGTATTTATGTAAAACTCATTGTCAATCTCCCCAACCCAGAAAACTCAGTGCAATTTAAAGACTCTTTGAATAGAGCTGTGATTTCAAGATTTCAAAATAGACTCGCCTCACAAAAAGAAGCTGACTCAATCATTACGATTGAAATCACAAACGTAACCGATACTTCCATAGCCACTAATGAACAAGGTTTTACAACTTTTTATCGTGCTACTGTATTTGTAACCTTTACCTATACAAATAAAAAAGGTGTTTCTAAATCTTTCAAAAACAACGGCTACTACGATTATGCCGTATCCTTAGAAAATCCTCTCATTACATATGATAATCGCTATTATGCCATTGAGCAGGCAACTGATCAAACTATAGACAAATTCATAACACAAGTTTCCTATCAGGGTAAATAA